The Streptomyces sp. RKAG293 genome includes a region encoding these proteins:
- the cobJ gene encoding precorrin-3B C(17)-methyltransferase, with protein sequence MIGLISATSAGQRGCEHLAAAWPDEVRVYDGPVREAVGRAFAECEQLVCFLATGAVVRLIAPLLRGKDTDPGVVTVDETHQHAIALLGGHGGGANELAQRVADALGCRPVISTATDAAGVPGLDMLGWPVEGAVAAVSRAILDGDPVRLDTPHGVHPLPALPPNVTAATDSDVSLIVTDRVTGADTSAGATVLLRPPSLVVGVGGSRGVPADEVLTLIGSALADAGLSPRSVAALATVDAKADEAGIVEAAERLGVPLLTYTADRLAGIGVPNPSDAPLAAVGTPSVAEAAALAAAPGGELLVPKRKSAPPEGPAMATAAVARRRPRGRLSVVGLGPGARDLLTPRAREELRRASVIVGLDQYVDQIRDLLRPGTRILESGLGAEEERARTAVEQARAGHAVALIGSGDAGVYAMASPALAEAADDIDVVGVPGVTAALAAAAILGAPLGHDHVSISLSDLHTPWDVIERRVRAAAESDLIVTFYNPRSRGRDWQLPKALSLLAEHREPGTPVGVVHAASRPDERSEVTTIAALDVTTVDMVTVVTVGNTATRNVAGRMVTPRGYRWQA encoded by the coding sequence GTGATCGGCCTGATTTCCGCCACCTCGGCGGGGCAGCGCGGCTGCGAACACCTGGCCGCCGCCTGGCCGGACGAGGTCCGGGTCTACGACGGGCCGGTCCGCGAGGCGGTCGGCCGCGCCTTCGCCGAATGCGAGCAGCTGGTGTGCTTCCTCGCCACCGGCGCCGTCGTCCGCCTGATCGCCCCCCTGCTGCGGGGCAAGGACACCGATCCGGGCGTCGTCACGGTGGACGAGACGCACCAGCACGCGATAGCCCTGCTGGGCGGCCACGGCGGCGGTGCGAACGAGCTGGCGCAGCGCGTCGCCGACGCACTGGGCTGCCGTCCGGTGATCAGCACCGCCACCGACGCCGCCGGGGTGCCGGGACTCGACATGCTGGGCTGGCCCGTCGAAGGCGCGGTCGCGGCCGTCAGCCGCGCGATCCTCGACGGCGACCCCGTACGTCTGGACACCCCCCATGGCGTCCACCCCCTTCCTGCTCTGCCACCCAACGTAACCGCCGCCACTGACAGTGACGTCTCACTGATCGTCACCGACCGTGTGACCGGCGCCGATACGTCCGCCGGAGCCACCGTGCTGCTCCGCCCGCCGTCACTGGTGGTCGGTGTGGGCGGCAGCCGGGGAGTGCCCGCCGACGAGGTGCTGACGCTGATCGGGAGCGCCCTCGCAGACGCCGGTCTTTCGCCCCGCTCGGTCGCGGCGCTGGCGACCGTGGACGCGAAGGCGGACGAGGCGGGGATCGTCGAGGCCGCCGAGCGGCTCGGGGTGCCGCTGCTGACGTACACCGCGGACCGGCTCGCCGGGATCGGCGTACCGAACCCGTCGGACGCTCCGCTGGCCGCCGTCGGCACTCCGTCCGTCGCCGAGGCGGCGGCGCTCGCGGCGGCACCGGGCGGCGAACTGCTGGTGCCCAAGCGGAAGTCCGCGCCGCCGGAAGGTCCCGCGATGGCGACCGCCGCCGTGGCGCGGCGCCGTCCGCGCGGCCGGCTCTCGGTGGTCGGGCTCGGTCCCGGCGCACGTGATCTGCTGACCCCGCGGGCCCGCGAGGAGCTGCGCCGGGCGTCGGTGATCGTCGGCCTGGACCAGTACGTCGACCAGATCAGGGACCTGCTGCGGCCCGGCACCCGGATCCTGGAATCCGGTCTGGGCGCCGAGGAGGAACGCGCGCGTACCGCCGTGGAGCAGGCCCGCGCGGGCCATGCGGTGGCCCTGATCGGCAGCGGTGACGCGGGGGTCTACGCGATGGCCTCCCCCGCGCTCGCCGAGGCCGCGGACGACATCGACGTCGTCGGGGTCCCCGGGGTGACGGCCGCGCTCGCCGCCGCCGCGATCCTGGGTGCGCCGCTGGGCCACGACCATGTGTCGATCAGCCTGTCGGACCTGCACACACCGTGGGACGTCATCGAGCGCCGGGTCCGGGCGGCGGCCGAGTCCGATCTGATCGTCACCTTCTACAACCCCCGCAGCCGCGGCCGCGACTGGCAGCTGCCGAAGGCGCTGTCGCTGCTCGCGGAGCACCGGGAGCCCGGTACCCCGGTCGGCGTCGTGCACGCCGCGTCCCGGCCGGACGAGCGCAGCGAGGTGACGACCATCGCGGCGCTGGATGTGACGACGGTCGACATGGTGACCGTCGTGACCGTCGGCAACACCGCCACCCGCAACGTGGCCGGCCGCATGGTGACCCCGCGCGGCTACCGGTGGCAGGCATGA
- a CDS encoding precorrin-8X methylmutase — MTRTVHPIEQESFRRLRSRLDTSHFPPLTRAVVERVVHSSADLEYAGELVCDEDELLAAHTALHAGAPIVADVEMVAAGITTRPVVCRLKDGRSGPGLTRSAHAIRLAYEQVGPGAIWVIGCAPTALEELLTLDAAPALVIGLPVGFVGAAESKAALRASGLPAVSNISEKGGSAVASAALNALLYTERPTGRPTGRPGGPAAVETLAPLTKENSL, encoded by the coding sequence GTGACCCGCACCGTTCACCCCATCGAGCAGGAGTCGTTCCGCAGACTGCGCTCCCGGCTCGACACCTCGCACTTCCCGCCGCTGACGCGGGCCGTGGTCGAGCGGGTCGTCCATTCCAGCGCCGATCTGGAGTACGCCGGGGAACTCGTCTGTGACGAGGACGAGTTGCTGGCCGCCCACACCGCGCTGCACGCGGGCGCCCCGATCGTCGCGGACGTCGAGATGGTCGCCGCCGGGATCACCACCCGGCCGGTCGTCTGCCGGCTCAAGGACGGCCGCTCGGGTCCCGGGCTGACCCGCAGCGCGCACGCGATCCGGCTGGCCTACGAGCAGGTCGGTCCCGGTGCGATCTGGGTGATCGGGTGCGCGCCGACCGCGCTGGAGGAACTGCTGACGCTGGACGCCGCGCCCGCGCTGGTGATCGGTCTGCCGGTCGGCTTCGTGGGAGCCGCCGAGAGCAAGGCCGCGCTGCGCGCCTCCGGCCTGCCCGCCGTCAGCAACATCTCCGAGAAGGGCGGTTCCGCCGTGGCGTCCGCCGCGCTCAACGCCCTGCTCTACACCGAACGTCCCACCGGACGTCCCACCGGACGTCCCGGCGGACCCGCCGCCGTGGAGACCCTCGCACCCCTCACCAAGGAGAACTCCCTGTGA
- a CDS encoding sirohydrochlorin chelatase has protein sequence MIPPALLLVGHGTRDEAGAEAFRAFVRQLGEHNPGLPVGGGFIELSPPPLADSVAELVGQGVRSFAAVPMVLVSAGHAKGDIPAALAREEQRHPGTTYTYGRPLGPHPGLLTILERRLDEVLGDDDRSDTTVLLVGRGSTDPDANAEIYKVARLLWEGRGYAGVETAFVSLAAPDVPSGLERCRKLGAGRIVVLPYFLFTGILPDRVRDQAAEWAAAHPATEVRQAAVIGPEPELADLVMERYRETLKGDLRMNCDSCVYRVKLPGFEDRVGLPQQPHHHPDDPSGDHGHDHHHGPHAHSH, from the coding sequence GTGATCCCGCCCGCACTCCTGCTCGTCGGCCACGGAACCCGTGACGAGGCCGGAGCCGAAGCCTTCCGTGCGTTCGTCCGGCAGCTCGGCGAGCACAACCCCGGGCTGCCGGTCGGCGGCGGGTTCATCGAACTGTCGCCGCCGCCGCTCGCCGACTCGGTCGCGGAGCTGGTGGGCCAGGGCGTCCGCAGCTTCGCGGCGGTCCCCATGGTGCTGGTCTCCGCGGGGCACGCGAAGGGCGACATCCCGGCCGCCCTGGCCCGCGAGGAGCAGCGGCACCCGGGCACGACGTACACCTACGGCCGGCCGCTGGGCCCGCACCCGGGCCTGCTGACGATCCTGGAGCGGCGGCTGGACGAGGTGCTCGGCGACGACGACCGCTCGGACACCACGGTGCTGCTCGTCGGCCGCGGTTCGACCGACCCGGACGCCAACGCCGAGATATACAAGGTCGCGCGGCTGCTGTGGGAGGGCCGCGGCTACGCGGGCGTGGAAACGGCGTTCGTTTCGCTGGCAGCGCCGGACGTGCCCTCGGGCCTGGAGCGCTGCCGCAAGCTGGGCGCCGGCCGCATCGTCGTGCTGCCGTACTTCCTGTTCACCGGCATCCTGCCGGACCGGGTCCGGGACCAGGCCGCCGAATGGGCCGCCGCGCATCCGGCGACCGAGGTGCGGCAGGCGGCCGTCATCGGCCCGGAGCCGGAGCTGGCCGACCTGGTGATGGAGCGCTACCGCGAGACGCTCAAGGGCGATCTGCGGATGAACTGCGACTCCTGCGTCTACCGCGTCAAGCTGCCCGGTTTCGAGGACCGGGTCGGCCTGCCGCAGCAGCCGCACCACCACCCCGACGACCCCTCGGGCGACCACGGCCACGACCACCACCACGGTCCCCATGCCCACTCCCACTGA
- the cobC gene encoding Rv2231c family pyridoxal phosphate-dependent protein CobC — MPTPTDGTSGAGGTPGDGGADGYDLRHHGDAEVRDDGGVLTDLAVNVRAGTPPAWLKATIAASLDGLAAYPDARAARAAVARRHGRPVDEVLLTAGAAEAFVLLARAFAPRHAVVVHPQFTEPEAALRAAGHAVHRVVLHAADGFRLDPAAVPEDADFVVLGNPTNPTSALHSSEVVARLARPGRTLVVDEAFMDAVPGESASLAARRDVPGLVVLRSLTKTWGLAGLRIGYVLAGAEHIALLERAQPLWAVSSPGLAAIEACVTPDALAEAERAAAAIAVCRAYLLARLGEFDDLEVAGTPAGPFVLVELPDATAVRERLRGLGFAVRRADTFPGLDGRWLRIAVRDAATTDAFVEALATARSGRNAEVPAVPEFPKVSS; from the coding sequence ATGCCCACTCCCACTGACGGCACTTCCGGTGCCGGCGGCACTCCCGGAGACGGCGGCGCCGACGGTTACGACCTGCGGCACCACGGCGACGCGGAGGTGCGCGACGACGGCGGGGTACTGACCGACCTCGCCGTCAACGTCCGTGCCGGTACGCCGCCGGCCTGGCTGAAGGCGACGATCGCCGCGTCGCTCGACGGTCTGGCCGCCTACCCCGACGCGCGGGCGGCGCGGGCCGCCGTCGCCCGGCGGCACGGCCGGCCGGTGGACGAGGTGCTGTTGACGGCGGGCGCGGCGGAGGCGTTCGTGCTGCTGGCGCGGGCCTTCGCACCGCGTCACGCGGTCGTGGTGCACCCGCAGTTCACCGAGCCCGAGGCGGCGCTGCGCGCCGCCGGACACGCCGTGCACCGGGTGGTCCTGCATGCCGCCGACGGCTTCCGGCTCGATCCGGCGGCCGTTCCCGAGGACGCCGACTTCGTCGTGCTCGGCAACCCGACGAACCCGACGTCGGCGCTCCACTCGTCCGAGGTGGTCGCACGGCTGGCCAGGCCCGGCCGGACCCTGGTGGTCGACGAGGCGTTCATGGACGCCGTACCCGGCGAGTCCGCCTCACTGGCCGCCCGCCGCGACGTGCCCGGTCTCGTCGTGCTGCGCAGCCTCACCAAGACCTGGGGCCTGGCCGGGCTGCGGATCGGCTATGTGCTCGCCGGTGCTGAGCACATCGCCCTGCTGGAGCGGGCGCAGCCGCTGTGGGCGGTCTCGTCGCCGGGGCTGGCCGCCATCGAGGCGTGTGTGACACCGGACGCGCTGGCCGAGGCGGAACGGGCCGCGGCCGCGATCGCCGTCTGCCGCGCGTATCTGCTGGCCCGGCTGGGCGAGTTCGACGACCTGGAGGTCGCGGGCACGCCCGCCGGGCCGTTCGTCCTCGTCGAGCTGCCGGACGCGACGGCCGTCCGTGAGCGGCTGCGCGGCCTCGGCTTCGCGGTCCGCCGCGCGGACACCTTCCCCGGGCTCGACGGGCGGTGGCTGCGGATCGCCGTCCGCGACGCCGCCACGACGGACGCCTTCGTCGAAGCGCTGGCCACAGCACGGAGCGGGCGGAACGCGGAGGTCCCGGCGGTCCCGGAGTTCCCGAAGGTCAGTTCTTGA